The window CGATTTCCACTTTGGCGTCCTTGGGGAGACGCCCAATCTGAATGGCCGAGCGGGCCGGCCGATGCTCGCCGAACGCTTCCGCGTAGACAGCGTTCACGGCGGCGAAGTCATTCATGTCGGACAGGAAGACCGTGGTCTTGACGACGAGCGCCATGCTGGAGCCGGCCGCTTCGAGGACCGCGCGCAGATTGGCCAGGGCCTGGCGGGCTTGAGTCGCGGCGTCGCCTTCGAGAATCTGACCGGTCTCGGGGATCAGCGGGATCTGACCCGAGCAGAAAACCAGACCGCCGGCGATGATCGCCTGGCTGTACGGCCCGATCGCCTTAGGCGCTTTCTCAGTGGCGACGACTCTGAGGTCCATTCAGCGTCCTACCCCGGCGCCGGCCGGCGGAGCCGGCCTGCGAACGGCAGGTGGGGGGCGACGAACGGTCGGTCCAAACCGGCGACCGGCGTCCATCTCCGACATTA of the bacterium genome contains:
- a CDS encoding RidA family protein, which codes for MDLRVVATEKAPKAIGPYSQAIIAGGLVFCSGQIPLIPETGQILEGDAATQARQALANLRAVLEAAGSSMALVVKTTVFLSDMNDFAAVNAVYAEAFGEHRPARSAIQIGRLPKDAKVEIEATAALR